From Candidatus Bathyanammoxibius amoris, the proteins below share one genomic window:
- the argS gene encoding arginine--tRNA ligase — protein MVENPHTHSHENPFISEITRRLREHAGLEEGAVKSLITIPPRPEMGDYALPCFTFKDKLQKAPALIAKELAGSPLAGGEIIRVEAHGPYLNFFVERNRLAQWVLEEVFAEKNSYGQPGIGHGKTVVIDFSSPNIAKHLGVHHLRSAVIGNALYKLHKALGYRVIGINHLGDWGTQFGQLITAFRHWGSEEALQDNPIGALNGLYVKFHEEARENPSLEEEARAAFKDLEGGNPDTRKLWEHFREMSLKEFNKVYDALGIKFDHYTGESFYNEMLDDTVERLKSAGLTTISDEALIVDLDEYDMPPCLLKKRDEASLYATRDICAAEYRHKEYGFSKMLYVVGSEQKLHFRQVFKVLELLGDDWVKDCAHVDFGLIKFKHGRMSTRKGEIILLEEVLNEAVTRASEIIDEKNPGLENKERIARQVGIGAVVFTDLSTRRAKDVVFDWDVVLNFDGETGPYVQYTHARLCSVIRKYGKPVGTDVDYGLLKEEDEYLLVRKLEQFTQATEGAVRSCEPMIVCNYLLELCGTFNRYYNHHRILGPDETLTKARILLSDSVRQAIRNGLTLLGLQTPEEM, from the coding sequence GTGGTAGAAAACCCCCATACCCATTCCCACGAAAACCCGTTCATAAGCGAGATAACCCGCCGGCTCAGGGAACATGCGGGCCTTGAGGAAGGCGCCGTAAAATCGCTCATCACCATCCCGCCAAGACCTGAGATGGGTGATTACGCACTGCCCTGTTTTACCTTCAAGGATAAACTCCAGAAGGCCCCGGCACTGATAGCAAAGGAACTCGCGGGTTCTCCGCTCGCGGGGGGAGAAATAATCCGGGTGGAGGCGCACGGGCCTTACCTGAACTTCTTTGTCGAGAGAAACAGGCTTGCGCAATGGGTGCTGGAAGAGGTCTTTGCCGAAAAAAACTCTTACGGCCAGCCCGGTATCGGCCACGGTAAGACGGTGGTCATTGACTTCTCATCCCCGAACATCGCAAAACACCTGGGCGTCCACCACCTCCGCTCCGCCGTTATCGGAAACGCCCTCTACAAGCTCCATAAGGCGCTCGGTTACCGGGTTATCGGGATAAACCACCTCGGGGACTGGGGCACACAGTTCGGCCAGCTCATAACGGCCTTCAGGCACTGGGGCAGTGAAGAGGCCCTGCAAGACAACCCCATAGGCGCGTTGAACGGCCTGTACGTAAAATTCCACGAAGAGGCCAGGGAAAACCCCTCACTCGAAGAAGAGGCCAGGGCGGCCTTCAAGGACCTCGAGGGCGGCAACCCCGACACAAGGAAACTCTGGGAACACTTCAGAGAAATGAGCCTGAAGGAATTTAATAAGGTCTACGACGCACTGGGGATAAAGTTTGACCACTACACCGGCGAGAGTTTTTACAACGAGATGCTTGATGATACCGTAGAGAGGCTCAAGTCCGCAGGACTCACGACGATAAGCGACGAGGCGCTTATAGTTGACCTGGATGAGTACGACATGCCACCCTGCCTGCTTAAGAAGCGTGACGAGGCAAGCCTCTACGCCACGCGCGACATCTGTGCCGCGGAATACCGTCACAAGGAGTACGGCTTCAGCAAGATGTTATACGTGGTGGGTTCCGAACAGAAACTGCATTTCAGACAGGTATTCAAGGTGCTTGAACTCCTGGGTGACGACTGGGTAAAGGACTGCGCCCACGTGGACTTCGGCCTCATAAAATTCAAACACGGCAGGATGTCCACCCGGAAGGGCGAGATAATCCTGCTTGAGGAGGTCCTCAACGAGGCGGTGACACGAGCAAGTGAGATAATAGACGAAAAGAATCCGGGGCTTGAAAACAAGGAACGGATAGCCCGTCAGGTGGGAATCGGCGCGGTCGTCTTCACCGACCTGTCAACGAGGCGGGCGAAGGACGTTGTCTTCGACTGGGACGTGGTCCTGAACTTCGACGGGGAGACCGGCCCCTACGTACAGTACACACACGCGCGTCTCTGCAGCGTGATAAGGAAATACGGGAAACCGGTGGGTACGGATGTGGACTACGGACTGCTCAAGGAGGAGGATGAGTACCTGCTGGTCAGGAAGCTGGAACAATTTACCCAGGCCACGGAAGGCGCCGTGCGTTCCTGCGAACCTATGATAGTGTGCAACTATTTACTGGAACTCTGCGGTACATTCAACCGCTACTACAACCACCACCGGATTCTCGGCCCGGATGAAACGTTGACAAAGGCGAGGATACTGCTCTCGGATTCGGTAAGACAGGCCATCAGAAACGGCCTTACTCTCCTTGGCCTCCAGACCCCTGAGGAGATGTAG
- the hemW gene encoding radical SAM family heme chaperone HemW has product MTQPAALYVHIPFCVKRCSYCDFNSSVYQAGVASRYIAALEKELGGVTDYPYRTVYIGGGTPTAMKDEQLNQLLSAINGSLDISQVKEYTVEANPGTLNAGKVALLKDGGVNRVSLGVQSFNARGLRLLGRVHSRMDSLNAFAALRDGGFNNLNIDLIFGWPGQSLKDWEEDLSEAMTLDPEHVSAYCLSVERGTPLAREIRSGGTAPPDEAAQLDMLKRTISFFASANNTSANNGYRHYEISNFAKKGRRCLHNINYWENLPYMGIGAGAVSYLDGRRTSNVRDVDRYIRRIEMGDDGTGKDATTFRERLSPRKRAAETLMMALRMTSGIKEEDFAARTGFSLSELYGDPIDRLCELGMISMKRGRLRLTRKGLFVADSVIMEFM; this is encoded by the coding sequence ATGACACAACCCGCCGCCCTTTACGTCCACATACCGTTCTGCGTGAAGAGGTGCAGCTACTGCGACTTTAACTCGTCCGTCTATCAGGCCGGCGTCGCTTCCAGGTACATAGCGGCGCTGGAGAAGGAGCTTGGGGGCGTAACAGACTATCCCTACAGGACGGTTTATATCGGCGGCGGCACGCCCACGGCCATGAAGGACGAGCAGCTCAACCAGCTTCTTTCTGCCATAAACGGTTCGCTGGACATAAGCCAGGTAAAGGAATATACGGTGGAGGCGAACCCGGGGACGCTTAACGCCGGGAAGGTCGCCCTTTTAAAGGACGGCGGTGTAAACCGCGTCAGCCTGGGCGTCCAGTCCTTTAACGCGAGGGGCCTGAGGTTGCTGGGGCGCGTACATTCGCGGATGGATTCACTTAACGCCTTCGCCGCGCTCCGGGACGGCGGGTTTAACAACCTGAACATTGACCTGATATTCGGCTGGCCGGGGCAGTCCCTTAAGGACTGGGAGGAAGACCTCTCTGAGGCCATGACACTTGACCCGGAGCATGTCTCGGCCTACTGCCTCAGCGTCGAGAGGGGTACGCCCCTGGCGAGGGAGATAAGGTCGGGCGGAACAGCGCCGCCGGATGAGGCCGCGCAGCTCGATATGCTGAAAAGGACCATATCCTTCTTCGCATCGGCCAATAATACATCGGCGAATAACGGCTACAGACATTATGAGATATCGAACTTCGCGAAGAAGGGCCGCCGGTGTCTCCATAACATCAATTACTGGGAGAACCTTCCGTATATGGGTATCGGGGCCGGTGCCGTATCGTACCTGGACGGCAGGCGCACCTCCAACGTAAGGGACGTCGATCGCTATATCAGGCGGATTGAGATGGGAGACGATGGCACCGGAAAGGACGCCACCACGTTCAGGGAGCGTCTGTCTCCCAGAAAACGCGCCGCCGAGACCCTTATGATGGCGCTAAGAATGACCTCCGGCATTAAGGAAGAAGACTTTGCCGCCCGGACGGGTTTCTCCCTGAGTGAACTCTACGGAGACCCGATAGACAGGCTATGTGAGCTGGGCATGATTAGTATGAAACGGGGCAGGCTCCGCCTTACACGTAAGGGCCTTTTCGTGGCGGACTCCGTTATTATGGAATTCATGTAG
- the efp gene encoding elongation factor P, which produces MINATEIRNGMMIKHDGDLYVVVGFHHLTPGNKRGLIQARLKNLKQGNVIQSRFRVTDKIDKVFMDYRTMEYLYHDGSNYCMMDTETLEQEFLPGSVLDDYALYMSLNSKVRVGFYEGRPVSVELPAAVELKVTETSPGTKGDTVTNAFKPAKLETGLEIKVPMFINEGDVLKVDTRSGEFLSRA; this is translated from the coding sequence TTGATAAACGCTACAGAGATAAGAAACGGGATGATGATAAAGCATGACGGGGACCTGTACGTGGTTGTGGGATTTCACCACCTTACCCCCGGCAATAAACGCGGGCTGATACAGGCAAGGCTTAAGAACCTGAAACAGGGCAACGTAATACAGAGCCGCTTCCGCGTCACGGATAAGATAGACAAGGTCTTCATGGATTACCGCACCATGGAATATCTTTACCACGACGGAAGCAACTACTGTATGATGGATACCGAGACGCTGGAGCAGGAGTTTCTGCCGGGGAGCGTATTGGACGATTATGCCCTGTACATGTCTCTCAATTCCAAGGTCAGGGTTGGTTTCTATGAGGGCAGGCCGGTGTCGGTTGAACTGCCCGCCGCCGTTGAGTTAAAGGTAACGGAGACCTCGCCGGGCACGAAGGGCGACACCGTCACTAACGCATTCAAGCCGGCCAAGCTGGAGACCGGCCTTGAGATAAAGGTGCCTATGTTTATAAACGAAGGAGACGTTCTAAAGGTAGACACCCGCAGCGGCGAGTTCCTGAGCCGGGCGTAA
- a CDS encoding phosphomannomutase/phosphoglucomutase has protein sequence MEERRCPGERFTISVTICRARQKRYYVKCKTCEYSETKGSSVMPQQRSNVTPGIFKGYDVRGLYPEEVNEDVARRIGTAMVHFLRQQKGSIKDVVVGRDMRDSSTPLARALIEGIVSTGVNAIDIGVVATDVTYFAVAKYGYDGSVSVTASHNPAEYNGFKICREQAVPVGLESGLAKIRDMTIHPPARQDVQHPGKVIEKDVLEEYKAHVHSFIRNIRAMRIVVDAGNGMAGKMVPLVFEGLPCEIVPLYFELDGNFPNHEADPLKLKNLKDLQERVREEKAQLGVAFDGDADRVCFVDEKGEAIGSDIITALISREFLSEDKGATIIYDLRSSWVVKEEIERNGGVPYREKVGHAFIKATMREKNAIFGGELSGHYYFRDNYYADSGMIAFIEMLNILGRKRVSMSNLVAPLKKYYSSGEINFTVEDKDAKIDELAESFRDGKVDRLDGVTAEYRDWWFNVRKSNTEPRLRLNVEAKSRDVMERAIKRISGIIEG, from the coding sequence ATGGAGGAAAGGCGCTGTCCCGGAGAAAGATTTACCATAAGCGTTACTATATGCCGCGCCAGACAGAAGAGATACTACGTAAAGTGTAAGACGTGTGAATACAGCGAGACGAAGGGGTCATCGGTAATGCCGCAACAGCGAAGCAACGTAACACCCGGAATCTTCAAGGGTTATGATGTCAGGGGCCTCTATCCTGAAGAGGTCAATGAGGACGTGGCAAGGCGTATCGGCACCGCGATGGTCCACTTTCTCAGACAGCAGAAGGGCAGCATAAAAGACGTCGTGGTGGGCAGGGACATGCGGGACTCCTCCACGCCGCTGGCCCGGGCGCTTATTGAAGGCATCGTCTCCACCGGCGTAAACGCCATAGATATCGGCGTTGTCGCTACGGACGTCACGTATTTCGCGGTGGCGAAATACGGTTATGACGGGAGCGTGTCGGTCACGGCCTCCCACAACCCGGCGGAATATAACGGGTTCAAGATATGCCGGGAACAGGCGGTGCCGGTAGGGCTTGAGAGCGGTCTGGCGAAGATAAGGGACATGACGATACACCCGCCCGCCCGGCAAGACGTTCAGCACCCCGGCAAGGTGATAGAGAAGGACGTACTGGAAGAGTATAAGGCGCACGTTCACTCCTTCATCCGCAACATACGCGCCATGCGCATAGTGGTGGACGCGGGGAACGGCATGGCCGGGAAGATGGTGCCCCTCGTATTTGAAGGGCTTCCCTGCGAGATAGTGCCGCTATATTTTGAACTCGACGGCAATTTTCCCAACCACGAGGCGGACCCCTTGAAGCTCAAGAACCTCAAAGACCTCCAGGAACGCGTGCGGGAAGAGAAGGCCCAGCTTGGCGTGGCCTTCGACGGTGACGCCGACCGCGTGTGCTTTGTGGACGAGAAGGGCGAGGCCATCGGCAGCGACATTATCACGGCCCTCATCTCAAGGGAATTCCTGAGCGAGGACAAAGGGGCTACTATTATTTACGACCTCCGCTCAAGCTGGGTAGTGAAAGAAGAGATAGAGAGAAACGGCGGGGTGCCGTACCGTGAAAAGGTGGGCCACGCCTTCATAAAGGCCACCATGAGGGAGAAAAACGCCATATTCGGCGGCGAACTCTCCGGGCACTACTATTTCCGCGACAACTATTACGCGGATTCGGGCATGATTGCCTTCATTGAGATGCTGAACATCCTTGGCCGGAAGAGGGTGAGCATGTCAAACCTTGTGGCACCGCTCAAGAAATACTACTCAAGCGGCGAGATAAACTTCACCGTGGAGGACAAGGACGCGAAGATAGACGAGCTCGCCGAGAGTTTCAGAGACGGCAAGGTCGACCGTCTCGACGGCGTCACCGCCGAGTACAGGGACTGGTGGTTCAACGTCAGGAAGTCCAACACCGAGCCCCGTCTCCGCCTGAACGTCGAGGCCAAAAGCCGCGACGTCATGGAGAGGGCAATCAAACGCATATCGGGGATTATTGAGGGATAA
- a CDS encoding S41 family peptidase, with protein MRSGNDNGKNEQRAVEMEKAVRAIEESYYTGKGKEFDVTVLKAGSLEDVVGSLDEESRIIDRKPSSLGFVRGLEEEGTIARAELLERDFNYIGYMRLKYFSRRTNRDFKNAMGNLGDMDGFILDLRDNPGGFLQSALDVLGNFISGGKLLLTEVRRKGSEQHFAHTRALPTLTEDIPIVVLINASTASSAEIVAATLRHYRDAVIVGQKSHGKGTIQDVIPLSAKKTLILTTGEYILADGSSFRDSGIVPDRLVEGEREQFETAVSILKDR; from the coding sequence GTGCGTTCCGGCAATGATAATGGTAAGAATGAACAACGCGCCGTGGAGATGGAGAAGGCCGTACGGGCTATTGAGGAGTCTTACTATACGGGGAAAGGCAAGGAGTTTGACGTTACGGTCCTGAAGGCCGGGTCGCTTGAAGACGTAGTCGGTTCTCTAGATGAAGAGAGCAGGATTATTGACCGCAAACCGTCCTCCCTGGGGTTCGTTCGCGGCCTTGAAGAAGAGGGCACCATCGCAAGGGCTGAACTCCTTGAGCGGGACTTTAATTACATCGGTTACATGAGGCTGAAATACTTCAGCAGGAGGACGAACAGGGATTTCAAAAACGCCATGGGCAACCTGGGGGACATGGATGGTTTTATACTGGACCTGCGTGACAACCCCGGAGGCTTTTTGCAGAGCGCGCTCGACGTGCTGGGTAATTTCATCTCCGGCGGCAAACTGCTGCTCACAGAGGTACGCAGGAAAGGAAGCGAACAGCACTTTGCTCATACAAGGGCCCTGCCCACACTGACCGAAGACATCCCGATAGTCGTTCTAATAAACGCCTCCACCGCGAGCAGCGCCGAGATAGTCGCCGCGACCCTCAGGCACTACAGGGACGCCGTCATTGTCGGGCAGAAGAGCCACGGCAAGGGCACCATACAGGATGTGATACCCCTGAGCGCGAAAAAAACGCTTATACTCACCACCGGGGAGTATATACTTGCCGACGGCTCCTCATTCAGGGACTCAGGCATCGTGCCCGACCGTCTGGTCGAGGGCGAAAGGGAGCAGTTTGAGACCGCCGTGTCCATCTTGAAGGATCGTTAG
- a CDS encoding MTH938/NDUFAF3 family protein: protein MHIDSSSFGNIRIDGCDYSSDVIIYPDRVNAGWWRKDGHRLQEEDVGEILQAAPRILIVGTGQDDRMKVAHELKILLEERGIELHVAVTPEACRRHNDFAGGDKTVVTALHLTC, encoded by the coding sequence ATGCACATCGACTCCTCAAGCTTCGGCAATATCAGGATTGACGGGTGCGACTATTCGAGCGACGTGATAATATACCCGGACAGGGTGAACGCCGGCTGGTGGCGGAAGGACGGGCACAGGCTGCAGGAGGAGGACGTCGGTGAGATACTCCAGGCCGCGCCACGGATATTAATAGTGGGGACAGGTCAGGATGACCGCATGAAGGTTGCTCACGAGTTAAAGATACTGCTTGAGGAGAGAGGCATAGAGCTCCATGTCGCCGTAACGCCGGAGGCCTGCAGGCGGCATAATGACTTTGCGGGAGGCGATAAGACCGTCGTCACCGCCCTTCACCTGACATGCTAG
- a CDS encoding polyprenyl synthetase family protein, with protein sequence MKNIEESLKSYGTRIDAYLKGLIPVKDDYLSDAIWYHMESGGKRMRPALCLIICEGLGGNPDEAMPFAAAVEILHNMFLVHDDIEDGDTMRRDKPTVWVKYGTANAINVGDYLLGRAYRVILECDLPLEKKLKLLHIFTITYEKTVEGQALDINWRGSTDFTIEHYLQIVELKTAYYLTCGMVGGAVVAGKSDDVVEKIWELGRSIGPAFQIRDDLIDLTHGKGRGGVIGSDIKEGKPSFLYAYTMSQAGAGDRERLIEIMLKPRNDTSSRVVDEVISLYNKYDTINYSQKFADELVEKSFKIIEEIPVEDKSAFRDIARFMTERTV encoded by the coding sequence GTGAAAAACATAGAAGAATCCCTGAAGTCGTACGGCACGCGTATTGACGCTTACCTCAAAGGACTTATCCCCGTCAAAGATGATTATCTGAGCGACGCTATCTGGTATCACATGGAATCGGGCGGCAAGCGTATGCGCCCGGCGCTTTGCCTTATTATATGTGAGGGCCTGGGCGGCAATCCGGATGAGGCCATGCCGTTTGCCGCCGCCGTCGAGATACTGCATAACATGTTTCTCGTCCACGACGACATAGAAGACGGCGACACCATGCGGCGCGACAAACCCACCGTCTGGGTCAAATACGGCACGGCAAACGCCATAAACGTCGGTGACTACCTGCTGGGCCGCGCCTACCGCGTCATACTGGAGTGTGACCTGCCACTGGAAAAAAAACTCAAGCTGCTGCACATCTTTACCATCACGTATGAAAAGACCGTGGAGGGGCAGGCCCTGGACATAAACTGGAGGGGTTCCACGGATTTTACCATAGAGCACTACCTCCAGATAGTGGAGCTGAAGACGGCGTATTACCTGACCTGCGGCATGGTGGGCGGCGCCGTGGTGGCGGGAAAATCAGACGACGTGGTTGAGAAGATATGGGAGCTCGGCAGGAGTATAGGACCCGCCTTCCAGATACGCGACGACCTCATAGACCTCACGCACGGCAAGGGCCGGGGCGGCGTAATCGGCTCGGATATAAAGGAAGGCAAGCCCAGCTTCCTCTACGCCTATACGATGAGCCAGGCGGGCGCGGGCGACAGGGAAAGGCTTATTGAGATAATGCTCAAGCCCAGGAATGATACGTCGTCACGCGTGGTTGATGAGGTTATATCGCTTTACAACAAATACGACACAATAAATTACTCGCAGAAATTTGCCGACGAGCTTGTTGAGAAGTCCTTTAAGATCATTGAAGAGATACCCGTAGAGGACAAGTCCGCCTTCCGCGACATCGCCCGGTTCATGACCGAAAGAACGGTGTGA
- a CDS encoding DUF488 family protein, whose translation MAVGRGIGTKSIYDKETPGEGLKLLIMRRWPRGVSKKRIDEWDKDLAPSPGLLNDWIKKKIPFKEFRRKYLSEMRTQKDKVKVLAGRAKKETITLFCHEEEDTYCHRKMLKELIDKCR comes from the coding sequence ATGGCCGTGGGGAGAGGAATAGGGACGAAATCCATCTATGATAAAGAAACCCCGGGGGAAGGGCTAAAACTGCTCATAATGAGGCGGTGGCCCAGGGGTGTCTCCAAAAAACGGATAGACGAGTGGGATAAAGACCTGGCACCAAGCCCCGGACTCCTCAACGACTGGATAAAAAAGAAAATCCCGTTTAAAGAATTCAGAAGGAAATACCTCAGTGAGATGAGGACTCAAAAGGACAAGGTAAAGGTCCTTGCCGGGAGGGCCAAAAAAGAGACCATCACGCTGTTCTGCCACGAGGAAGAAGACACCTACTGCCACCGTAAGATGCTTAAAGAGCTTATAGATAAATGCAGGTAA
- a CDS encoding carboxypeptidase regulatory-like domain-containing protein has product MPTLTNCYLPPLAFAAILLLSSVAAAHHNWQDGVEVPAGGSAAAPVRETPLKYNAIRVENGSSVSGVIRFFSGKAVIDVKDAVVYIKGIRRGKPFTRFSGEGTPFIDQKDFVFVPHVTVIPVGGTVELRNADPEMHNVHSYSGKNASFNEAIPSAGKPVLKKFDFVETVRIGCNLHQEMSAWIVTRDNPYYCLTSGDGGFNIENIPPGTYKLAVWHEDFDRKELTAVYTDIDVEPGSEFEVDFYLSRIHSE; this is encoded by the coding sequence GTGCCGACCCTAACCAATTGTTATCTTCCGCCGCTGGCGTTTGCTGCCATCTTATTACTGAGTTCCGTGGCCGCGGCACACCATAATTGGCAGGACGGTGTTGAAGTCCCAGCGGGGGGGTCCGCAGCCGCCCCTGTCAGGGAGACACCCCTTAAGTATAATGCGATCCGTGTGGAAAACGGCAGCAGCGTCTCCGGTGTAATCAGATTTTTTTCCGGTAAGGCCGTAATCGACGTCAAAGACGCCGTCGTCTACATAAAGGGCATACGGCGGGGCAAACCCTTCACGAGATTTTCAGGTGAGGGAACCCCCTTTATAGACCAGAAGGATTTTGTCTTCGTCCCGCATGTTACAGTTATCCCCGTGGGCGGCACGGTAGAGCTTAGAAACGCGGACCCTGAGATGCACAATGTGCACTCCTATTCCGGCAAGAACGCGTCATTTAACGAGGCCATTCCATCGGCAGGCAAACCCGTCCTGAAAAAATTCGATTTTGTGGAGACGGTGCGAATCGGGTGCAATCTCCACCAGGAGATGTCCGCCTGGATAGTGACCAGAGATAACCCCTATTATTGTTTGACGAGCGGAGACGGCGGCTTTAATATTGAAAATATCCCTCCCGGCACGTACAAGCTGGCCGTCTGGCACGAGGATTTTGACAGGAAAGAACTCACCGCCGTGTATACAGACATAGACGTTGAACCCGGCAGTGAATTTGAGGTAGATTTTTATCTTTCTCGTATACATTCAGAATGA
- a CDS encoding carbohydrate porin, translating to MSYVFCCAICSLVFAEAALAINSDEKQLRDMMNQVEYLKARMVENEEKIAILESELKEFRGPVPVSESFEVAEEPLHPQKKERLEERVKRLEDVAEKTFALEPIGEIRRVREWVCPDGHIYDHPSPDYRCYICDKPQRERFTYRRHKYARKQTVSGLIGTMMEEELKKRVSVGLSTTGVVQQSVNSHKNDETSAEGSFDLFFLHRPMTGSILFVNLESIGGSGPNIFSRTPNNMNDDVSRGSHQDEDGLDRVSVREVWLQSTFMEERLRLVAGKIDLSNYFDMNAVANDETTQFLGSTFVNDLALSLPDNAPGLVGYFDTKKGFSLGLGLQSNDNSGEAVTDRLYGIAELDYYAPEFLFGREGNYRFWGRYNGEDRGRAFGLSFDQKFADRLTAFSRYGITGNTAPGEVEWTWSLGLGLESPFPSRKNDHTGLAFSQLKLPGGEKEEFMEVYYNFFITDRMALSLDSQVFLNSVGNGEDKTVDEDLLSAFGFRVQMDF from the coding sequence TTGAGCTACGTATTCTGCTGCGCAATTTGCTCCCTTGTTTTTGCCGAGGCGGCATTGGCAATAAATAGTGATGAGAAGCAGCTCAGAGACATGATGAATCAGGTGGAGTACTTGAAGGCCCGGATGGTCGAGAACGAAGAAAAGATAGCGATATTGGAGTCAGAACTGAAAGAGTTTCGCGGCCCTGTGCCCGTATCAGAGAGTTTTGAGGTGGCGGAGGAACCTCTCCATCCTCAAAAGAAGGAGCGGCTTGAAGAACGCGTCAAGAGGCTTGAGGACGTGGCGGAGAAGACCTTTGCCCTGGAGCCGATCGGAGAGATAAGAAGGGTCAGGGAATGGGTCTGTCCCGACGGGCACATCTATGACCACCCAAGCCCCGACTACAGGTGTTACATCTGTGACAAGCCCCAGAGAGAGAGGTTTACCTACAGGAGGCACAAGTACGCCCGCAAGCAGACCGTCTCCGGCCTGATAGGGACAATGATGGAGGAGGAGCTTAAGAAGCGGGTGTCCGTGGGCCTGAGCACGACGGGTGTTGTACAGCAGTCAGTGAACAGCCACAAAAATGACGAAACATCCGCCGAGGGGTCTTTTGACCTATTCTTCCTGCACAGACCCATGACAGGCTCAATACTCTTTGTAAACCTGGAGTCCATCGGGGGAAGCGGCCCGAACATCTTTTCCAGGACCCCCAATAACATGAACGACGACGTCTCCAGGGGTTCCCATCAGGACGAGGACGGGCTGGACAGGGTGAGCGTCAGAGAGGTCTGGCTGCAGTCTACGTTTATGGAAGAAAGGCTGCGACTAGTGGCGGGCAAGATAGACCTGTCCAACTACTTCGACATGAATGCGGTAGCCAACGACGAGACCACACAGTTCCTCGGCAGCACCTTTGTCAACGACCTGGCCCTTTCCCTTCCTGATAACGCCCCCGGACTTGTCGGCTATTTTGACACAAAAAAGGGTTTCAGCCTCGGTCTCGGACTTCAGAGTAACGACAACTCAGGCGAAGCTGTCACTGACAGGCTCTACGGGATAGCGGAGTTAGACTACTATGCCCCGGAATTCCTCTTTGGACGCGAGGGGAATTACAGGTTTTGGGGCAGGTACAATGGTGAAGACCGTGGCCGTGCTTTTGGATTGAGTTTCGACCAGAAGTTCGCCGACAGGCTGACTGCATTCAGCAGATATGGCATTACCGGCAATACGGCCCCGGGAGAGGTGGAGTGGACGTGGAGCCTGGGCCTTGGGCTCGAGTCACCGTTTCCATCCAGGAAAAATGACCACACCGGACTGGCATTCTCTCAACTTAAGTTGCCCGGTGGGGAAAAAGAGGAGTTTATGGAGGTGTACTACAATTTTTTTATAACAGACCGCATGGCGCTTTCACTTGACTCCCAGGTATTTCTTAACTCTGTCGGCAACGGGGAGGATAAGACTGTTGATGAAGATCTCCTATCCGCATTTGGGTTTAGGGTTCAGATGGATTTCTAA
- a CDS encoding protein-L-isoaspartate(D-aspartate) O-methyltransferase — protein MKIMDFETRRMEMVRTQLRGRDIVDERVLKAMGKVPRHLFMPVDVWSRAYDDMPAPIGEAQTISQPYMVACMTQALQLRRSDRVLEIGTGSGYQTAILAEMVDNVYTVEIRPVLLERARDTLEELGYGHRITFRVSDGHTGYKEEAPYDAIIVTAAADNIPPALVTQLADGGRLVIPVGYPEHQILHRITRSGAFTKQEQLLSCIFVPMVDKDEVDRYG, from the coding sequence ATGAAAATCATGGACTTCGAGACCAGACGTATGGAGATGGTAAGGACGCAGCTCAGGGGGAGGGATATAGTTGACGAGCGTGTCCTCAAGGCCATGGGGAAGGTGCCGCGCCACCTCTTCATGCCCGTGGATGTGTGGAGCAGGGCGTACGATGACATGCCCGCGCCCATCGGAGAGGCGCAGACCATATCCCAGCCATACATGGTGGCCTGTATGACCCAGGCCTTGCAACTGAGGAGGTCGGACAGGGTGCTTGAGATAGGCACGGGCTCAGGCTACCAGACGGCCATACTGGCTGAAATGGTGGACAACGTCTACACCGTGGAGATAAGACCTGTGCTGCTTGAGCGGGCCAGGGATACGCTTGAGGAGCTGGGCTACGGTCACCGGATAACCTTCCGTGTGAGTGACGGTCATACCGGATACAAAGAAGAGGCCCCTTACGACGCCATAATCGTAACCGCCGCCGCAGACAACATCCCCCCGGCGCTGGTAACACAGCTCGCCGACGGCGGGCGCCTGGTAATCCCCGTGGGATACCCCGAACACCAGATCCTTCACAGGATTACCCGGTCGGGAGCGTTTACCAAACAGGAGCAGCTCCTTAGCTGTATCTTCGTTCCCATGGTCGACAAGGACGAGGTCGACCGTTACGGGTAG